TactattttatttgtgttatttgaACTAGGGttttaattagggtttgttCATCATGGGATCTACTACTAGAGCTGTATCAAGATTATATTCTAAAATTCAGTCTTTATCTCCCAAATTCAGAACCCATAATATTTCTGTTCCACCATCATTCATCAAATCAACATTAAGCCCTCAactttcttcatcatcatctcgCATTGCTTCAAGGTTTGATCTTTTTGCAATAAAAAAGTCATCTTTAttcatttgagttttttttttgttatgtttaatGTCAATCTTGCAATGTTATATCAAAATGTAATCTTTTTTTGTTTGCTGATTTGGGTTCTTAGTAATTTTGTGAATCTTGGTTATGACAATAGGAAATGTTAACTCTTGATAAATATGGCTATGGATTTGAAACCTTAGTTAGGGGTTGAAAGGTGCAGAAATGCATGGTTGGGTAAAAGTGTTGTAGTAGTTTGTTGTCTTTGGGCTGGCAATTTGTATCGGGTCCACGGGTTGGTATCGTCTGACCTGAACAGAATTCCAACTCACCCGAACCACTCAAATGGGTCAGCGGGTTAATTGGGTTGCAAACAGGTTgaatttagataaatatagttAAAGAGTTTAAAACATGGTTGATGTGATTACAGTAGTATCTGGTTCATTTTGGGTTGGAAATTCGTGTTGGTTAATGGTTTCACTGGTTGTTGGGTTAAGGGGGTTGTAATCCAATTGAGAATTTAGAATATatggttttttatttatcaatggCTTCGGCTTGGCCAGTGACCTCTCGATCCACAATGTAACAAGAACGCTGCCCATTTGTTAATTGGATTATCCGGTTGAGTATGTCCGTCTATTTACAACCCATAACTGTTTAAACCCAACTTTAATCTATGTATTGTCTTTTTTGGGCTATATGCCTATATTAAGTTGAGAATTGCCGCCTCTACGACCCTACTTATTACTGTGATTTATTGTGATAGGTTACCAGTGGAGCTGAGCGCATTGATAACAATGTTGCCATTGCATAGTGCCATTGCATCATCTTGCTTAAAATCAGGATTGTCGCTAGAGTCCCAAAGTTGGGGATTAGTTCCTCAAGGTTTGCTTTTGATCCTTGACTTATCATCTCATAgtgtttaattttgtatattgagactcaaaagtcaaaactgtAAGTGAA
The sequence above is drawn from the Erigeron canadensis isolate Cc75 chromosome 4, C_canadensis_v1, whole genome shotgun sequence genome and encodes:
- the LOC122598021 gene encoding uncharacterized protein LOC122598021 → MGSTTRAVSRLYSKIQSLSPKFRTHNISVPPSFIKSTLSPQLSSSSSRIASRLPVELSALITMLPLHSAIASSCLKSGLSLESQSWGLVPQGISMPL